The following are encoded in a window of Staphylococcus piscifermentans genomic DNA:
- a CDS encoding CYTH domain-containing protein: MKNIFLKGSLASGALLLLFPQGQSHAAVNSYEVKVYADADKIVKDNRHIDHDILNQLGSEDKDEDFNVQYIDDGNRSNYNNKETFRVRKSEDEDSTELQYKKRYPITNGDADAAVAQAKKDGFNTDDYEVEYGENGQTLSASNESSVNSGSDLPGAAQSLDALKGSAKAPFDASLNKISSPQKIGPVHFERHKGEIDGNKVKIENWDIGNQNVVEVSAKVSNASEAKSVQQAIVQKLEQMGIHETKDQLKTDMIFNNY; this comes from the coding sequence ATGAAGAATATATTTTTGAAAGGGAGTTTGGCGTCAGGTGCGCTGCTCTTACTTTTTCCACAGGGACAGAGTCATGCTGCAGTTAATAGTTATGAGGTTAAGGTGTATGCGGATGCTGATAAAATTGTGAAGGATAACCGGCATATTGACCATGACATCTTAAACCAATTAGGTTCTGAGGATAAAGATGAGGATTTTAATGTTCAGTACATAGACGATGGTAATCGTTCGAATTATAACAACAAAGAAACGTTCCGCGTGCGTAAGTCTGAGGATGAAGATTCAACGGAATTGCAGTATAAGAAGCGTTATCCGATTACGAATGGAGATGCGGATGCTGCAGTAGCGCAAGCTAAGAAGGATGGGTTCAATACTGACGATTACGAAGTGGAGTATGGTGAAAATGGTCAAACCTTAAGTGCTTCGAATGAAAGTTCAGTGAATAGCGGTTCTGATTTGCCAGGTGCCGCGCAAAGTTTAGATGCGTTAAAAGGAAGTGCTAAAGCGCCATTTGATGCTTCGTTAAATAAAATAAGCAGCCCTCAGAAAATTGGTCCTGTACATTTTGAACGACACAAAGGAGAGATTGACGGTAATAAAGTGAAGATTGAAAACTGGGATATTGGGAATCAGAATGTGGTAGAAGTTTCCGCTAAAGTTTCCAATGCGTCTGAAGCGAAATCTGTACAGCAAGCTATTGTGCAAAAGTTAGAACAAATGGGCATACATGAAACAAAAGATCAGTTGAAGACCGATATGATATTTAATAATTATTAA
- a CDS encoding LysR family transcriptional regulator — translation MNLKQLMIFKQFVEDQNVNIVANKLNITQPTVTFHLKNLSETHNVPLYHKKGKHITLTKAGQILYQNSTKILTLIEETEAIMNDYTIFKRGSLRIGASHAPIYGMLPHAMREFMEVYPEIEISLEVDTAPRTVEKVKNREVEIGVISENGIRDKEVEVKRLFNDPLVVAMDKRHPLADKETITIKDIQSYPLITHSSGSTKDSIDEWQHKNLIEIEPIMQSNSMSSLIETIRNSQFLSLLSSSAVNHPDIIAKPLPHAPSERHISIVYKSDRVIHPIMQDFISTIYRLY, via the coding sequence ATGAACTTGAAACAACTCATGATCTTCAAACAATTCGTCGAGGATCAGAACGTCAATATCGTCGCCAACAAGCTCAATATCACCCAGCCGACCGTCACCTTCCATTTGAAGAACCTGAGCGAAACTCACAACGTGCCGCTCTATCATAAGAAAGGCAAACACATCACCCTGACCAAAGCCGGGCAAATACTCTACCAAAACAGCACCAAAATCCTTACTTTAATAGAAGAAACCGAAGCTATTATGAATGACTACACCATCTTCAAACGCGGCAGTTTACGCATCGGCGCCAGCCATGCTCCTATATACGGAATGCTGCCGCACGCTATGAGAGAATTCATGGAAGTCTATCCAGAGATTGAAATTTCACTAGAAGTCGATACCGCCCCACGTACCGTGGAAAAGGTAAAGAATAGAGAGGTGGAAATCGGAGTGATTTCCGAAAACGGGATTCGAGATAAAGAAGTGGAAGTGAAGCGTTTATTCAACGATCCGTTAGTGGTAGCCATGGACAAGCGTCATCCTTTAGCAGACAAAGAAACGATTACCATTAAAGATATTCAAAGCTATCCCTTGATCACACATAGCAGCGGCTCAACGAAAGACAGTATCGATGAATGGCAGCATAAGAATCTGATTGAAATTGAGCCCATCATGCAATCTAATAGTATGAGCAGTTTAATCGAAACCATTCGCAACTCACAATTCCTTAGCTTGCTCAGTTCCAGTGCCGTCAATCATCCAGATATTATCGCAAAGCCCTTACCACATGCGCCTAGCGAGCGCCATATCTCTATCGTGTATAAATCTGATCGCGTCATTCATCCGATTATGCAAGATTTCATATCCACCATCTATCGATTGTATTAA
- a CDS encoding ABC transporter ATP-binding protein, whose product MALEIRNLKKAFGEQAVIRDVNLAVDSGEFISLLGASGSGKTTLLRLIAGLERPDSGWIENDGRVYCSDEGQTQLMAPAHRNIGMVFQDFALWPHMSVFENVAYPLRVKKDTKQLKRRVREVLQDVRLEGYEKRKIHELSGGQQQRVSLARAIISRCDLILMDEPLSALDAGLREDMRLLIQRLVKQYGMTAIFVTHDQYEAMTMSDRIAVMQDGRIEQCDTPEMLYVRPKSEAVARFIGKGSFIKGVLEHGKFTVDGTCNDRDSESSNHSGACETELSFSVEGDLPEGRYGVLLRPENVHVGSAGHTAVVSTVSFTGERYEYTAYIDGIIVMFYDGRFFSEGEEVQLVFEVKREYLIKMEEI is encoded by the coding sequence GTGGCGCTTGAGATTCGTAATTTGAAAAAGGCATTTGGTGAACAAGCGGTGATTCGTGATGTGAATTTAGCTGTGGATTCTGGAGAGTTTATTTCGCTGCTTGGTGCATCGGGAAGCGGCAAGACGACGTTGCTGCGTTTGATTGCCGGTTTGGAACGACCGGATAGCGGATGGATTGAAAACGACGGGCGTGTGTATTGTTCGGATGAAGGTCAGACACAATTGATGGCTCCGGCACATCGGAATATTGGGATGGTGTTTCAGGACTTTGCGTTATGGCCGCATATGTCGGTATTTGAAAATGTGGCGTATCCGCTGCGTGTAAAAAAGGATACCAAACAATTGAAGCGACGCGTCCGTGAGGTGTTGCAGGATGTGCGTTTGGAAGGTTATGAGAAACGTAAGATACATGAGTTGTCTGGCGGTCAGCAACAAAGGGTGTCGTTGGCACGCGCTATTATTTCGCGTTGTGATCTTATCTTGATGGATGAGCCATTGTCGGCGCTGGATGCGGGACTGCGTGAAGATATGCGCTTGTTGATTCAGCGCCTGGTCAAACAATATGGTATGACGGCTATCTTTGTGACACATGATCAATATGAGGCGATGACGATGTCTGACCGCATTGCGGTGATGCAGGATGGTCGCATCGAGCAATGCGACACGCCGGAAATGTTGTACGTACGGCCGAAAAGCGAAGCGGTAGCGCGCTTTATCGGCAAGGGCTCGTTTATTAAGGGCGTATTGGAGCATGGCAAATTTACGGTGGATGGAACGTGTAATGACCGAGATTCCGAGTCGTCGAATCATAGCGGTGCATGCGAGACAGAACTTTCTTTTTCTGTCGAGGGTGACTTGCCTGAAGGCCGGTATGGAGTGTTGTTACGTCCTGAGAATGTGCATGTTGGCAGCGCGGGCCACACGGCGGTTGTGTCGACAGTGAGTTTTACAGGTGAACGATATGAATACACAGCTTACATAGACGGCATTATTGTAATGTTTTATGATGGAAGATTTTTTTCCGAAGGGGAAGAAGTGCAGTTGGTCTTTGAAGTGAAGCGTGAATATTTAATTAAAATGGAGGAGATTTAA
- a CDS encoding ABC transporter substrate-binding protein, with product MALVMVLAGCQNKPEGDDAKSSDGKSSGGGKDKLVLYTAGPDDLVKDMVKEYEKDSGKKVEVFQGTTGEILGRLEAEKDNPKADVVQLASLPAALDYKKKGLIAPYKVKNADKLYKDWQDKDGYWYGFSGSALGISYNTDKVKQAPKDVKDLLKKDYKDALAIPNPSESGTALDLLSIKVHNQGQKAWDEYQALKDNGMKLAGANKPALETVIKGENKAVYGGVDYMVYKAKKKGEPVDISYPESGTSISPRPAFILKSAKHKDAAKDYMNYVTSDKGQKQVDEHYLIPADKSAHKNKMTKAREDIKELKYDWPSLSSESEKVLKRFMDMMKS from the coding sequence ATGGCGTTGGTAATGGTGTTGGCTGGTTGTCAGAATAAGCCTGAGGGGGATGATGCGAAATCTTCTGATGGCAAGTCTTCTGGCGGCGGCAAGGATAAGTTGGTGTTATACACGGCGGGTCCGGATGATTTGGTGAAGGATATGGTGAAGGAGTATGAGAAGGATTCTGGCAAGAAGGTGGAGGTCTTTCAAGGGACTACGGGTGAAATTCTAGGTCGTTTGGAAGCGGAAAAGGATAATCCGAAAGCGGATGTTGTGCAATTGGCTTCTCTACCGGCTGCTTTGGATTATAAAAAGAAGGGCTTGATTGCGCCGTATAAGGTGAAGAATGCGGATAAGTTATATAAGGATTGGCAAGATAAAGATGGGTATTGGTATGGTTTCAGCGGCAGTGCGCTTGGAATTTCGTATAATACGGACAAGGTGAAACAGGCTCCGAAAGATGTGAAGGATTTATTGAAGAAGGATTATAAAGATGCGTTAGCGATTCCGAATCCTTCTGAGTCGGGTACTGCGTTAGATTTATTGTCGATCAAAGTGCATAATCAAGGTCAAAAGGCTTGGGATGAGTATCAAGCGTTGAAGGATAATGGCATGAAATTAGCGGGTGCGAATAAGCCTGCATTGGAAACGGTGATTAAAGGTGAGAATAAAGCGGTGTATGGCGGCGTGGACTATATGGTCTATAAAGCTAAGAAAAAAGGTGAACCGGTAGATATTTCTTATCCTGAGTCAGGTACTTCGATTTCTCCGCGTCCGGCGTTTATCTTGAAGTCTGCTAAGCATAAAGATGCGGCGAAAGATTATATGAATTATGTGACGAGTGATAAAGGGCAGAAGCAAGTTGATGAGCACTATTTGATTCCGGCAGATAAGTCGGCGCATAAGAATAAGATGACGAAGGCACGTGAGGATATTAAGGAATTGAAATATGATTGGCCGTCGTTGTCGAGTGAGAGTGAAAAAGTGTTGAAGCGCTTTATGGATATGATGAAGTCGTAG
- a CDS encoding ABC transporter permease, with translation MWQRINRILALIVLVLLIVMPLCLILWKGFAPTAESGILSNIGQLAQGDNIKILWNSVVLGIAVVLLSTVIALPLSYIMVKTSLARHQWIDILIMIPFMTPPYIGAMGWMLTMQHNGLLEQLVPGAAKVTPLFFSFFGMALIMSCHLAPFLYVVLKKALLNVQQSQEEAALVYGGSFMYRFRRVILPMFVSGYSMGALLVFVKTIGEFGTPITMGNRIGYRVLTSEIHHSASIWPIDFQHAALLSTLLLGVSMGVWALQTWFQTRTAVAGDSGKGRKTMQKARNKWDIILYAIVGFALFLTIIMPYASIVVNAFVKQLSKGLKLQNITLDNFIQVLSGNGGIALANSLMLALAAATIASVLGLWFVLASEGKNKKKESDSWMRRLIDFFSLLPNTVPGIIVVIGLILFWNNKVNPIPAYNTIGILVITYTVLYIPYAVQNIKNVNQTIGHNLMEAAEMSGSTGWTRFRTIKLPLLTPGIISGWILIFCISMRELVGSLMLRPPNTDTSATYIYRQFEQGESAQGMAMALLSVGITSIILILMQVWQNRKER, from the coding sequence ATGTGGCAGCGCATCAATCGCATCTTAGCATTAATCGTCTTGGTATTATTAATTGTAATGCCATTATGTTTGATACTATGGAAAGGATTCGCGCCTACCGCGGAATCCGGCATATTAAGTAATATCGGGCAATTAGCACAAGGTGATAATATTAAAATATTGTGGAACTCAGTAGTGTTAGGCATCGCAGTTGTTTTACTATCCACAGTCATTGCTTTGCCACTGAGTTATATCATGGTGAAAACGTCATTAGCGAGACATCAATGGATCGACATTTTGATTATGATTCCTTTTATGACACCGCCTTATATCGGTGCAATGGGGTGGATGTTGACGATGCAGCATAACGGATTATTGGAACAATTAGTACCAGGTGCAGCTAAAGTTACACCTTTATTCTTCTCATTCTTTGGTATGGCACTCATTATGAGTTGCCACCTTGCACCTTTTTTATATGTAGTACTAAAAAAAGCCTTATTAAATGTGCAGCAATCGCAAGAAGAGGCAGCACTGGTTTATGGCGGTTCCTTTATGTATCGTTTCCGTCGCGTCATTCTCCCGATGTTTGTGTCGGGTTACAGTATGGGAGCATTGCTTGTTTTCGTTAAAACGATTGGCGAATTCGGTACGCCGATTACGATGGGCAACCGCATCGGCTACCGCGTGCTGACATCTGAAATTCATCATAGCGCCTCTATTTGGCCGATTGATTTTCAGCATGCAGCACTTTTATCAACCTTACTTCTTGGCGTGAGTATGGGAGTTTGGGCCTTACAGACTTGGTTCCAAACACGTACCGCAGTCGCTGGAGACAGTGGTAAAGGACGTAAAACAATGCAGAAAGCCCGCAACAAATGGGATATTATCCTCTACGCGATTGTCGGCTTTGCGCTTTTCCTTACTATTATAATGCCCTATGCCAGTATCGTGGTGAACGCTTTCGTTAAACAATTGTCAAAAGGCTTGAAGTTGCAAAACATCACTTTGGACAACTTCATTCAAGTGCTGTCAGGCAACGGGGGCATCGCATTAGCTAACAGTTTGATGCTCGCTTTAGCTGCAGCAACGATTGCCAGCGTCCTTGGTTTATGGTTTGTTTTAGCTTCAGAAGGTAAAAATAAAAAGAAAGAGAGCGACAGCTGGATGAGACGTCTGATTGATTTCTTCAGCTTATTGCCAAATACAGTACCTGGTATCATTGTGGTGATCGGATTAATCCTTTTTTGGAATAATAAAGTGAATCCTATACCAGCCTACAATACAATCGGCATTCTCGTCATCACATATACTGTGCTTTACATACCATATGCCGTGCAGAATATTAAAAATGTTAATCAAACTATTGGGCATAATTTAATGGAAGCGGCTGAAATGAGCGGCAGTACAGGATGGACACGCTTCCGTACAATTAAACTACCATTATTGACACCAGGTATCATTTCCGGATGGATTCTCATCTTCTGTATTTCGATGCGTGAATTAGTAGGTTCATTAATGTTGCGCCCACCGAATACCGACACTTCAGCAACCTACATTTATCGTCAATTCGAACAAGGCGAATCTGCACAAGGAATGGCAATGGCACTCTTGTCAGTCGGCATCACCTCAATTATTCTTATTTTGATGCAAGTATGGCAGAATAGGAAGGAGCGGTAA
- a CDS encoding metallophosphoesterase, protein MKQRLLAASDIHGHGQTLLELLDTAQYSPGNDQLVLCGDYVNNGPDSEGTLEIVQQLQTDGAIVLLGNHELRWLDEIAAAELAMQHKLKMTYQRIQNDWGKLKWRPLLESFERYYETAEFLFIHAGVLPNIPLEKQTAAEVTGFDKKKDLKNAYPGKYMVHGHVPTFREGCGPGEMKVTDEAVNIDTGAGHGEYLTLLDLTNQKQYCKKVEGAGHK, encoded by the coding sequence ATGAAACAACGATTATTAGCAGCCTCCGATATTCATGGGCATGGGCAGACCTTACTAGAATTATTAGACACCGCGCAGTATTCCCCGGGAAATGATCAGCTGGTCCTATGCGGAGACTATGTAAACAACGGCCCCGATTCAGAAGGTACACTAGAAATCGTGCAGCAACTGCAAACAGACGGTGCCATCGTACTCCTCGGCAACCATGAACTACGGTGGCTGGATGAAATTGCGGCCGCTGAACTCGCTATGCAGCACAAACTGAAGATGACCTACCAGCGCATTCAAAACGATTGGGGCAAACTGAAGTGGCGCCCATTACTCGAATCATTCGAGAGATATTACGAGACGGCAGAATTCCTATTCATCCATGCTGGCGTCCTGCCGAATATTCCGTTGGAGAAACAAACCGCTGCAGAAGTAACCGGTTTCGATAAAAAGAAAGACTTGAAGAATGCATACCCCGGAAAATACATGGTGCACGGACATGTGCCGACCTTCCGAGAAGGGTGCGGACCGGGCGAAATGAAAGTTACAGATGAAGCGGTGAATATCGATACAGGTGCCGGACACGGTGAATATTTAACATTGCTGGATTTAACGAATCAAAAACAATATTGCAAGAAAGTAGAGGGAGCCGGACATAAATAA
- a CDS encoding osmoprotectant ABC transporter substrate-binding protein yields the protein MRRFRNILIIILFSTVMLAGCDLPGLGGGSGKNVKITALATSESQIMAHMIRLQIEHDTHGKVKPTIINNLGSATIEHNTLKRGDAQISATRYTGTDLVGALDHKPITDTDKAMHVVQKGFKDKFNQTFFNSYGFENTFAFMVTQDVAKKYHLEKVSDLEKHKDDLRLGTDSTWVKRAGDGYPAFTKAYGFKFKTVRPMQIGLVYDALKNKKLDVALGYTTDGRIAAYKLKVLKDDRHFFPPYDASPLAKNDFLKKNPEIKKSLEKLQGKVSTQQMQKLNYQSDGQQKEPAVVAEKFLKKHHYFENE from the coding sequence ATGCGTCGATTTAGAAATATATTGATTATTATCTTATTTAGCACTGTAATGTTAGCAGGATGTGATTTACCAGGATTAGGCGGTGGCTCTGGGAAAAATGTAAAAATCACTGCACTTGCGACTAGTGAATCTCAAATTATGGCACATATGATTCGCTTGCAGATCGAACATGATACGCATGGCAAAGTAAAGCCGACAATTATTAATAATCTGGGTTCAGCCACGATTGAGCATAACACTTTGAAACGCGGAGATGCGCAAATTTCCGCCACCCGTTATACAGGGACAGACTTAGTCGGCGCACTGGATCATAAGCCGATTACTGACACGGATAAGGCGATGCATGTGGTGCAGAAAGGATTTAAGGATAAGTTCAACCAGACTTTCTTTAACTCCTATGGCTTTGAAAATACCTTCGCCTTTATGGTTACGCAAGATGTTGCGAAAAAATATCATCTTGAGAAAGTATCGGATTTAGAGAAACATAAAGATGATTTGCGTCTCGGTACAGATTCCACTTGGGTAAAACGCGCGGGGGACGGTTACCCAGCTTTCACTAAAGCATACGGTTTCAAATTCAAAACAGTTCGCCCGATGCAGATTGGTTTAGTTTATGATGCCTTGAAGAATAAGAAGTTGGATGTGGCACTCGGCTACACTACAGACGGCCGTATTGCTGCTTACAAATTGAAAGTATTGAAAGACGACCGTCACTTCTTCCCGCCATATGATGCCAGCCCTCTGGCGAAAAATGATTTTTTGAAAAAGAATCCAGAAATTAAAAAGTCACTTGAAAAATTACAAGGCAAAGTTTCTACTCAACAGATGCAGAAACTGAACTATCAATCTGACGGCCAACAAAAAGAACCCGCTGTCGTAGCTGAGAAATTCTTGAAAAAGCATCATTATTTTGAAAATGAATAG